One uncultured Jannaschia sp. DNA segment encodes these proteins:
- a CDS encoding sulfurtransferase TusA family protein — protein sequence MADVRGENKEHAVPDLEIDALGLLCPLPVLRLRKRMQPLASGAVILLHADDPAAHVDVPHFCAEAGHAFLGVEGHAFTIRKG from the coding sequence ATGGCAGATGTCCGCGGCGAAAATAAGGAGCACGCGGTGCCCGACCTCGAGATCGACGCCCTCGGCCTGCTCTGTCCCCTGCCTGTCCTGCGGCTGCGCAAGCGGATGCAGCCGCTGGCGTCCGGCGCGGTGATCCTGCTCCACGCCGACGATCCGGCAGCGCATGTTGACGTGCCGCATTTCTGCGCCGAGGCCGGACACGCCTTCCTCGGGGTCGAAGGGCACGCGTTCACCATTCGTAAAGGTTAA
- a CDS encoding DUF192 domain-containing protein: protein MGIFHRLIAAAALCLWAGTAAAECRPDRVDIRGEFGTVRFSVELALTPEDQARGLMFREEMARMSGMLFVYPQTREVGFWMRNTLIPLDMIFVDEAGRVVKVHADAVPLDETVIRSGAPTRGVLELNAGMAATLGIAAGDELRSPVMPQDGAAWPCEE from the coding sequence TTGGGAATTTTTCATCGCCTGATCGCTGCCGCGGCGCTCTGCCTCTGGGCCGGGACCGCCGCGGCCGAGTGCCGCCCGGACCGCGTCGACATCCGCGGCGAATTCGGGACCGTGCGCTTCTCCGTCGAACTGGCGCTGACGCCCGAGGACCAGGCGCGCGGCCTGATGTTCCGCGAGGAGATGGCCCGCATGTCGGGGATGCTCTTCGTCTATCCGCAGACCCGCGAGGTCGGCTTCTGGATGCGCAACACGCTTATCCCGCTCGACATGATCTTCGTCGACGAGGCGGGCCGCGTCGTGAAGGTCCATGCCGACGCCGTGCCCTTGGACGAGACGGTGATCCGCTCGGGCGCGCCCACGCGCGGTGTGCTGGAGCTGAATGCCGGCATGGCGGCCACCCTGGGGATCGCTGCCGGCGACGAGCTGCGCTCGCCCGTGATGCCGCAGGACGGCGCGGCCTGGCCCTGCGAGGAATGA
- a CDS encoding LysE family transporter has protein sequence METLTLAQIGAFNAALLIAVLGPGPAFLVAVQASLTGGRAAGIVTGAGLALMAALWTLAALLGLEALFELFPYAYTALRIGGALLVLVIAVQVWRGARRPIETATPPSTRRAFARGFFLNLGNPKSIIFSAGVLLVIFPPDLRAAEIAFITLNHFVLELVAYAGVATLLARDGVRARYLAAKPLITRAMALVLGGLGLRLLVTT, from the coding sequence GTGGAGACCCTGACCCTCGCCCAGATCGGCGCATTCAACGCGGCCCTCCTGATCGCCGTGCTGGGACCCGGCCCCGCCTTTCTCGTGGCGGTGCAGGCCAGCCTCACGGGCGGGCGCGCGGCGGGGATCGTCACCGGCGCGGGGCTGGCGCTGATGGCCGCGCTCTGGACGTTGGCCGCCCTTCTGGGCCTCGAGGCGCTGTTCGAGCTTTTCCCCTACGCCTACACCGCGCTCCGTATCGGCGGCGCGCTTCTGGTGCTGGTCATCGCGGTACAGGTCTGGCGCGGGGCGCGGCGACCCATCGAGACGGCGACGCCGCCCTCGACGCGGCGGGCCTTCGCGCGGGGCTTCTTTCTGAACCTCGGGAACCCGAAGTCGATCATCTTCTCGGCGGGCGTTCTTCTGGTGATCTTCCCGCCGGACCTGCGCGCCGCCGAGATTGCCTTCATCACGCTCAACCATTTCGTCCTCGAACTCGTGGCCTATGCCGGTGTGGCCACGCTTCTGGCGCGCGATGGCGTCCGGGCGCGCTACCTCGCAGCGAAACCCCTCATCACGCGGGCGATGGCGCTGGTCCTCGGCGGGCTGGGTCTTCGGCTTCTGGTGACGACGTGA
- a CDS encoding cytochrome P450 produces the protein MIPPKPASRPGRIGLLGYARAFRQDILSAQPARLYGAWMAEFRTPFFRSYMMNDPELIDLVLKERPDDFPKSDRVREGLAPLLGRSVFVTNGEEWKRQRRIIDPAFGRGRLRDAFQAMLAAADAMIARAPEGEVEVEELASYAAADVIFRTLFSVPIEDRLAAQVFHEFRAYQRTQPLLNVAALVPLPRWVPRLHKRATRRAAASIRGAIAALVARRAAEIAAGTAPDDLATKIMTCPDPDTGHRFSPEEMVDQVAIFFLAGHETSASALAWGLYLLATHPSAQTRVAVEADRDWAAFNLADLSRLPFTRDVFREVLRLYPPVPMMVRETTRPETFRGRGAPVGAQVVLSPWHLHRHTRLWSNADAFDPDRWGRDETTEASRRAYMPFSAGPRVCTGAGFAMAEGVLLLARLAGAFRLEAVGPPPVPVAHLTVRSRDGIRLRLTRRAPQSVPR, from the coding sequence GTGATCCCGCCCAAGCCCGCGTCACGTCCCGGACGGATCGGCCTTCTGGGCTACGCGCGGGCCTTTCGTCAGGACATCCTCAGCGCCCAGCCCGCCCGGCTCTACGGCGCGTGGATGGCCGAGTTCCGCACGCCGTTCTTCAGAAGCTACATGATGAACGACCCGGAACTGATTGATCTCGTTCTGAAAGAGCGGCCCGACGATTTCCCCAAATCCGACCGTGTGCGCGAGGGGCTGGCCCCGCTGCTGGGGCGGTCGGTCTTTGTAACGAACGGCGAGGAGTGGAAGCGACAGCGGCGCATCATCGATCCGGCCTTCGGCCGCGGCCGCCTTCGGGACGCCTTCCAGGCGATGCTGGCGGCGGCGGATGCGATGATCGCACGCGCGCCCGAAGGCGAGGTGGAGGTGGAGGAGCTCGCCTCCTACGCGGCGGCCGACGTGATCTTCCGCACGCTGTTCTCGGTCCCGATCGAGGATCGCCTGGCCGCCCAGGTCTTCCACGAGTTTCGGGCCTACCAACGCACGCAGCCCCTCTTGAACGTCGCGGCGCTTGTCCCGCTTCCGCGTTGGGTGCCGCGGCTGCACAAGCGCGCCACGCGCCGGGCGGCCGCGTCGATCCGGGGCGCGATCGCGGCACTGGTCGCGCGGCGCGCGGCGGAGATCGCGGCCGGGACCGCGCCGGACGATCTCGCGACGAAGATCATGACCTGTCCGGACCCCGATACGGGCCATCGCTTCTCGCCCGAGGAGATGGTCGATCAGGTCGCGATCTTCTTTCTGGCGGGCCACGAGACGAGCGCCTCGGCGCTGGCTTGGGGTCTCTACCTCCTGGCCACGCATCCCTCCGCCCAGACCAGGGTCGCGGTCGAGGCCGATCGCGACTGGGCCGCGTTCAACCTCGCCGACCTGTCGCGTCTTCCCTTCACGCGGGACGTCTTCCGCGAGGTGCTGCGCCTCTACCCGCCGGTCCCGATGATGGTGCGCGAGACGACGCGCCCCGAGACGTTCCGGGGCCGCGGTGCGCCCGTGGGCGCGCAGGTCGTGCTGTCGCCGTGGCATCTGCATCGTCACACCCGCCTCTGGTCCAACGCGGACGCCTTCGACCCCGACCGATGGGGCCGCGACGAGACGACCGAGGCGTCGCGGCGGGCCTATATGCCGTTCAGCGCGGGGCCGCGGGTCTGCACCGGCGCGGGCTTCGCGATGGCCGAGGGCGTTCTGCTTCTGGCGCGTCTGGCCGGGGCGTTTCGGCTCGAGGCGGTCGGCCCGCCGCCCGTCCCGGTCGCGCATCTGACCGTGCGATCGCGCGATGGCATCCGCTTGCGTCTGACGCGGCGAGCGCCTCAGTCGGTGCCGCGATAG
- a CDS encoding cold-shock protein: MAHQGSVKWFDPVRGFGFVVSEELERDVLLHANVLRAFGQSSVADGSLITFRHQAGDRGLQVTEILSLTAPETGPDSPEYLREIPDDLPYQPARVKWFDKGKGFGFANVFGQEDDVFVHIEVLRRFGLADLQMGEAICIRVMDGARGRLAVEVRRWEFFIA, encoded by the coding sequence GTGGCGCATCAAGGTTCCGTTAAATGGTTCGACCCCGTGCGGGGATTCGGCTTCGTGGTCTCCGAGGAGCTCGAGCGTGATGTGCTGCTCCATGCCAACGTGCTGCGCGCCTTCGGCCAGAGCTCGGTCGCCGATGGCAGCCTGATCACCTTCCGGCACCAGGCAGGCGATCGGGGCCTCCAGGTCACCGAGATCCTGTCGCTGACGGCGCCCGAGACCGGACCCGACTCGCCCGAATACCTGCGCGAGATCCCCGACGACCTGCCGTATCAGCCGGCGCGCGTGAAATGGTTCGACAAGGGCAAGGGCTTCGGCTTCGCGAACGTCTTCGGCCAGGAGGACGACGTCTTTGTCCATATCGAGGTGCTGCGTCGCTTCGGCCTTGCGGATCTCCAGATGGGCGAGGCAATCTGCATCCGCGTCATGGACGGCGCGCGGGGACGTCTGGCCGTCGAGGTGCGCCGTTGGGAATTTTTCATCGCCTGA
- a CDS encoding LysE family transporter, protein MTLLAFATVAFVHLLAAISPGPSFVLSIRTAAAEGFAPAFGLAVGFGIGAAIWAALALVGLSVLFELVPVLFTVLRIGGALFLIALAVLMWRHAADPIPQAGEIAPRSMRAAIRLGVVTMFANPKPAIFFGAVFLGFVPAETSWLAKAIIVFNIFWVEAAWYILVARAFSLPRARAAYIRFKTVLDRSLGAVLGALGIRLIAS, encoded by the coding sequence GTGACGCTCCTTGCCTTCGCCACGGTCGCCTTCGTGCACCTTCTGGCGGCGATCTCGCCGGGGCCCTCCTTCGTGCTGTCGATCAGGACGGCGGCCGCCGAAGGCTTCGCGCCGGCCTTTGGCCTTGCCGTGGGGTTCGGGATCGGGGCGGCGATCTGGGCGGCACTGGCACTTGTGGGGCTCTCGGTCCTCTTCGAACTGGTCCCCGTCCTCTTCACCGTGCTGCGGATCGGCGGCGCGCTGTTCCTCATCGCGCTGGCCGTATTGATGTGGCGGCACGCGGCCGATCCGATACCGCAGGCGGGCGAGATCGCGCCCCGGTCGATGCGCGCCGCAATCCGGCTGGGCGTTGTGACGATGTTCGCCAACCCCAAGCCCGCGATCTTCTTCGGCGCCGTCTTTCTCGGCTTCGTGCCTGCCGAGACCTCGTGGCTGGCCAAGGCGATCATCGTCTTCAACATCTTCTGGGTCGAGGCGGCGTGGTACATCCTCGTCGCGCGCGCCTTCTCGCTGCCGCGGGCCCGCGCCGCCTATATCCGCTTCAAGACCGTCCTCGACCGCAGCCTCGGCGCCGTGCTCGGCGCGCTCGGCATCCGCCTGATCGCGTCCTGA
- the fabI gene encoding enoyl-ACP reductase FabI: protein MSGIMAGKRGLIMGLANDKSIAWGIAQACAAQGAELAFSYQGEALKKRVGPLAEKVGSDIVIPCDVAEGASIDAMFDELKTHWDRLDFVVHAIGFSDKNELRGRYLDTSLDNFLMTMNISVYSFTAVMQRAETMMTEGGSALTLTYYGAEKVMPHYNVMGLAKAALESSVQYLAEDLGRDGIRVNAISAGTIKTLAASGIGDFRYILKWNENNAPLRRTVTIEEVGASAMYLLSDLSSAVTGTIHHVDSGYHVVGMKNPEAPDMTLEKKDG, encoded by the coding sequence ATGTCGGGGATCATGGCAGGCAAGCGGGGGCTCATCATGGGGCTCGCCAATGACAAGTCCATCGCCTGGGGCATCGCACAGGCTTGCGCCGCACAAGGGGCAGAGCTGGCCTTTTCCTACCAGGGCGAGGCGTTGAAGAAGCGGGTCGGTCCGTTGGCCGAAAAGGTCGGCTCTGACATCGTGATCCCCTGCGACGTGGCCGAGGGTGCGTCGATCGACGCCATGTTCGACGAGTTGAAGACCCATTGGGACCGGCTCGACTTCGTGGTCCACGCCATCGGGTTCTCCGACAAGAACGAGCTGCGCGGGCGCTATCTCGATACCTCGCTCGACAACTTCCTGATGACGATGAACATCTCGGTCTATTCCTTCACGGCCGTCATGCAGCGCGCCGAGACGATGATGACCGAAGGCGGCAGCGCCCTGACGCTGACCTATTACGGCGCCGAGAAGGTCATGCCGCATTACAACGTCATGGGCCTCGCCAAGGCCGCGCTGGAATCCTCGGTGCAATACCTCGCCGAAGACCTCGGCCGCGACGGCATCCGCGTGAACGCCATCTCGGCGGGCACGATCAAGACGCTGGCGGCCTCCGGCATCGGCGATTTCCGCTACATCCTGAAGTGGAACGAGAACAACGCGCCGCTGCGCCGCACGGTCACCATCGAGGAGGTGGGCGCCTCGGCGATGTACCTCCTGTCGGACCTGTCCTCGGCGGTCACGGGCACGATCCACCATGTCGACAGCGGCTACCATGTGGTCGGCATGAAGAACCCCGAGGCGCCCGACATGACGCTGGAGAAGAAGGACGGCTGA
- a CDS encoding vitamin B12-dependent ribonucleotide reductase, whose amino-acid sequence MRLERKLTEAGQDAYAALAFTTTTSEIRNPDGTTVFKLDAVEIPEGWSQVASDVIAQKYFRKAGVPARLKTVREKDVPEFLWRSVPDEAALADLPEDERFGGETSSKQVFDRLAGAWAYWGWKGGYFTTEDDARTYFDEMRVMLARQMGAPNSPQWFNTGLHWAYGIDGPAQGHHYVDPATGKLTRSKSSYEHPQPHACFIQSVSDDLVNDGGIMDLWVREARLFKYGSGTGTNFSHLRGEGEPLSGGGKSSGLMGFLKIGDRAAGAIKSGGTTRRAAKMVIVDMDHPDIEAFIDWKVIEEQKVAAIVAGSKAHQAQLTKVMEAVRAWDGSLDDACDPAVNDTLKGVIRAAKKHMIPEAYILRVLQYARQGYDSIEFPTYDTDWDSEAYNTVAGQNSNNSVRVTNAFLHAVEKDADWELVNRTGGVAKTVKARELWEKVGHAAWACADPGIQFHDTVNDWHTCPEDGPIRGSNPCSEYMFLDDTACNLASMNLLKFLKADGSFDHELYMHASRLWTITLEISVAMAQFPSKEIAQRSYDFRTLGLGYANIGGLLMNMGLGYDSREGRALCGALTAVMTGVSYATSAEMAGELGAFPGYGKNADHMLRVMRNHAIAAKGLTSGYEKLAVKPVALDIDGCPDARLTELASAVWDDVVSLGEKHGFRNAQSTVIAPTGTIGLVMDCDTTGIEPDFALVKFKKLAGGGYFKIINQSVPGALRKLGYGEAQIAEITAYAVGHGSLGQAPGINHTSLIGHGFGQAEIKKIEAALPSAFDIRFVFNHYTLGEEFCTQTLGIPAAKLNDPTFDLLRHLGFSKAEIEVANDHVCGTMTLEGAPGLKDEHLTVFDCANPCGKKGKRFLSVDSHITMMAAAQSFISGAISKTINMPNDATIEDCQKAYELSWSLGVKANALYRDGSKLSQPLAASLVEDDDEAAEILESGTPHDKAMVLAEKVIEKVVVKEYLKAQREKLPERRKGYTQKAVVGGHKVYLRTGEYKDGNLGEIFIDMHKEGAGFRAMMNNFAIAVSVGLQYGVPLEEFVDAFTFTKFEPAGMVQGNDSIKNATSVLDYIFRELAVSYLDREDLAHVKPQGQTFDSIGEAEAAQSEDGNLGKLGETAAQKSLEMFKSVASTGYLRKRLPSDLVALREGADRVAAEIASTGFSDGGQAVFEAAVTETATVALATGMDARTKAKMQGYEGEACGECGNYTLVRNGTCMKCNTCGGTSGCS is encoded by the coding sequence ATGCGGCTGGAGCGGAAACTGACGGAAGCGGGACAGGATGCCTACGCGGCACTGGCCTTCACGACGACCACATCGGAGATTCGCAATCCCGATGGGACGACCGTCTTCAAGCTCGATGCCGTCGAGATCCCCGAGGGCTGGAGCCAGGTCGCGTCCGACGTCATCGCCCAGAAGTACTTCCGCAAGGCTGGCGTGCCCGCGCGCCTGAAGACCGTGCGCGAGAAGGACGTGCCCGAATTCCTCTGGCGCTCGGTCCCCGACGAAGCGGCGCTGGCCGATCTGCCCGAGGACGAGCGCTTCGGCGGCGAGACCTCCTCGAAGCAGGTGTTCGACCGGCTTGCAGGCGCCTGGGCCTACTGGGGCTGGAAGGGCGGCTATTTCACCACCGAAGATGATGCGCGGACCTATTTCGACGAGATGCGCGTGATGCTGGCCCGCCAGATGGGCGCGCCGAACTCGCCGCAATGGTTCAACACGGGCCTTCACTGGGCCTATGGCATCGACGGCCCCGCGCAGGGCCACCATTATGTCGATCCCGCGACCGGCAAGCTGACCCGCTCGAAGTCCTCCTATGAGCACCCGCAGCCCCATGCCTGCTTCATCCAGTCGGTCTCGGACGACCTCGTGAACGACGGCGGCATCATGGACCTCTGGGTGCGCGAGGCGCGGCTCTTCAAGTACGGCTCGGGCACGGGCACGAACTTCAGCCACCTGCGCGGCGAGGGTGAGCCCCTGTCGGGCGGCGGCAAGTCGTCGGGCCTGATGGGCTTCCTGAAGATTGGTGATCGCGCGGCGGGCGCCATCAAGTCGGGCGGTACCACCCGGCGCGCGGCCAAGATGGTCATCGTCGACATGGACCACCCCGATATCGAGGCGTTCATCGACTGGAAGGTGATCGAAGAGCAGAAGGTCGCGGCCATCGTCGCCGGCTCCAAGGCGCACCAAGCCCAGCTCACCAAGGTCATGGAAGCCGTGCGCGCCTGGGACGGCAGCCTCGACGATGCCTGCGACCCGGCGGTCAACGACACCCTCAAGGGCGTCATCCGCGCGGCCAAGAAGCACATGATCCCCGAAGCGTATATCCTGCGCGTGCTGCAATACGCGCGCCAGGGCTATGACAGCATCGAGTTCCCCACCTACGACACCGACTGGGACAGCGAGGCCTACAACACCGTCGCGGGCCAGAATTCCAACAACTCCGTGCGCGTCACCAACGCGTTCCTCCACGCCGTCGAGAAGGACGCCGACTGGGAGCTGGTGAACCGGACCGGCGGCGTCGCGAAGACCGTCAAGGCCCGCGAGCTCTGGGAGAAGGTCGGCCACGCCGCCTGGGCCTGCGCCGATCCCGGCATCCAGTTCCACGACACGGTCAACGACTGGCACACCTGCCCCGAGGACGGCCCGATCCGCGGCTCGAACCCATGCTCGGAGTACATGTTCCTCGACGATACCGCCTGCAACCTCGCCTCGATGAACCTGCTAAAGTTCCTCAAGGCGGACGGCAGCTTCGACCACGAGCTCTACATGCACGCCTCGCGGCTCTGGACGATTACGCTCGAGATCAGCGTCGCGATGGCGCAGTTCCCCTCGAAGGAGATCGCGCAGCGGTCCTACGACTTCCGCACGCTGGGCCTCGGCTATGCCAATATCGGCGGCCTCCTGATGAACATGGGGCTTGGCTACGACAGCCGCGAGGGCCGCGCGCTCTGCGGCGCGCTGACGGCGGTGATGACCGGCGTGTCCTACGCGACCTCGGCCGAGATGGCGGGCGAGCTGGGCGCGTTCCCGGGCTACGGCAAGAATGCGGACCACATGCTTCGCGTGATGCGCAACCACGCCATCGCCGCCAAGGGCCTGACGAGCGGTTACGAGAAGCTGGCCGTCAAGCCGGTGGCCCTCGATATCGACGGCTGCCCCGACGCCCGCCTGACCGAGCTCGCCTCGGCAGTCTGGGACGATGTCGTCTCGCTGGGTGAGAAGCACGGCTTCCGCAACGCGCAGTCGACCGTCATCGCGCCCACGGGCACGATCGGCCTCGTGATGGACTGCGACACGACGGGGATCGAGCCGGACTTCGCGCTGGTGAAGTTCAAGAAGCTGGCCGGCGGCGGCTACTTCAAGATCATCAACCAGTCGGTGCCGGGCGCGCTCCGCAAGCTCGGCTACGGCGAGGCGCAGATCGCCGAGATCACCGCCTATGCCGTGGGCCACGGATCGCTGGGGCAGGCCCCGGGGATCAACCACACCTCGCTGATCGGGCACGGCTTCGGCCAGGCCGAAATCAAGAAGATCGAGGCCGCGCTGCCCTCGGCCTTCGACATCCGCTTCGTCTTCAACCACTACACGCTGGGCGAGGAATTCTGCACCCAGACCCTCGGCATCCCGGCCGCCAAGCTCAACGATCCGACCTTCGACCTCCTGCGGCACCTGGGCTTCTCCAAGGCCGAGATCGAGGTGGCGAACGACCATGTCTGCGGGACGATGACGCTGGAAGGCGCGCCGGGCCTGAAGGACGAGCACCTGACCGTCTTCGACTGCGCCAACCCGTGCGGCAAGAAGGGCAAGCGCTTCCTCAGCGTCGACAGCCACATCACCATGATGGCCGCCGCGCAGTCTTTCATCTCGGGCGCGATCTCGAAGACGATCAACATGCCCAACGACGCGACCATCGAGGATTGCCAGAAGGCCTACGAGCTGTCGTGGTCCCTCGGGGTCAAGGCCAACGCGCTCTACCGCGACGGCTCGAAGCTGTCGCAGCCGCTGGCCGCGTCGCTGGTCGAGGATGACGACGAGGCCGCCGAGATCCTCGAGAGCGGCACGCCGCACGACAAGGCGATGGTGCTCGCCGAGAAGGTGATCGAGAAGGTCGTCGTCAAGGAGTACCTCAAGGCTCAGCGCGAAAAGCTCCCCGAGCGCCGCAAGGGCTACACCCAGAAGGCGGTCGTCGGCGGTCACAAGGTCTATCTGCGGACCGGCGAGTACAAGGACGGCAATCTCGGCGAGATCTTCATCGATATGCACAAGGAAGGGGCCGGCTTCCGTGCGATGATGAACAACTTCGCCATCGCGGTGTCGGTGGGTCTGCAATACGGCGTGCCGCTCGAGGAGTTCGTGGACGCCTTCACGTTCACCAAGTTCGAGCCTGCGGGCATGGTCCAGGGCAACGACTCGATCAAGAACGCGACCAGCGTGCTCGACTACATCTTCCGCGAGTTGGCCGTCAGCTATCTCGATCGCGAGGATCTCGCTCACGTCAAGCCGCAGGGCCAGACCTTCGACAGCATCGGCGAGGCGGAGGCCGCGCAGTCCGAGGACGGCAACCTCGGCAAGCTGGGCGAGACGGCGGCGCAGAAATCGCTCGAGATGTTCAAGTCGGTCGCCTCGACGGGCTACCTGCGCAAGCGTCTGCCCTCGGATCTCGTCGCCTTGCGCGAAGGGGCCGACCGCGTCGCCGCCGAGATCGCCTCGACTGGCTTCTCGGATGGCGGGCAGGCCGTGTTCGAAGCCGCCGTCACCGAGACGGCGACCGTCGCGCTGGCCACCGGCATGGACGCCCGCACCAAGGCGAAGATGCAGGGCTACGAGGGCGAAGCCTGCGGCGAATGCGGCAACTACACGCTGGTCCGCAACGGGACCTGCATGAAGTGCAACACCTGCGGGGGGACGTCGGGTTGTAGCTAA
- the pdxH gene encoding pyridoxamine 5'-phosphate oxidase — protein sequence MGDRDGIFAGDDPFALARSWLAEAEVSEPNDPNAVALATVDANGLPNVRMVLLKEIEADAFVFYTNFDGVKGQELAATPKAAFVMHHKSLHRQIRVRGPVERVEEAQADAYYASRSLKSRLGAWASAQSRPLESRGALMAEVARVTATKGTNPARPPHWGGFRIRPVEIEFWADGAFRLHDRFRWTRANSESAEWNVVRLNP from the coding sequence ATGGGCGACAGGGACGGCATCTTCGCGGGCGACGACCCCTTTGCGCTGGCGCGCAGCTGGCTGGCCGAGGCCGAGGTCTCCGAGCCGAACGACCCCAACGCAGTCGCGCTGGCCACCGTGGACGCGAACGGGTTGCCCAACGTGCGGATGGTGCTTCTCAAGGAAATCGAGGCCGACGCCTTCGTCTTCTACACCAATTTCGACGGCGTGAAGGGGCAGGAGCTGGCCGCTACGCCCAAGGCCGCCTTTGTGATGCACCACAAGAGTCTCCATCGGCAGATCCGTGTGCGCGGACCGGTCGAGCGGGTGGAGGAGGCCCAGGCCGATGCCTATTACGCCTCGCGCAGCCTGAAATCGCGGCTCGGGGCCTGGGCCTCGGCGCAATCCCGCCCGTTGGAGAGCCGGGGCGCACTGATGGCCGAGGTCGCCCGCGTCACCGCGACGAAGGGGACAAATCCCGCCCGTCCGCCCCATTGGGGCGGTTTTCGCATTCGTCCTGTCGAAATCGAGTTCTGGGCGGATGGCGCGTTCCGCCTGCATGACCGCTTCCGTTGGACGCGAGCCAATTCCGAATCCGCTGAATGGAACGTGGTTCGACTGAATCCCTGA
- a CDS encoding DUF1206 domain-containing protein gives MSDYSWAIPVMRAGYAGRGVTYLAVAGLSLWALFQGGQAQGTEAALANLSDSGWGVAVLWLIAIGLFAYAIWRGIDAAEDLEDYGTDGEGMIARAGMVVTGLIHGALGAVALSLALGGGGGSGGEGGEGGVSSITGRVLDWPGGQWIVGFAAICTIGAGIYYVVKGWKAKYRDKLMANHFTRNWDWALRAGVIAQGALVGIIGVFLLAAAWRGSEQAAGGVGAAFDWVAGLPGGSILIVILCLGLLGFAFFCFVNAAYRIVPKVSGGELTSLKDKLKSMA, from the coding sequence ATGTCGGATTACAGCTGGGCCATCCCTGTCATGCGCGCGGGCTACGCGGGCCGCGGCGTCACCTACCTGGCCGTCGCGGGCCTGTCGCTCTGGGCGCTGTTCCAGGGCGGCCAGGCGCAGGGCACCGAGGCCGCGCTGGCCAATCTCTCCGACAGCGGATGGGGCGTCGCCGTGCTCTGGCTCATCGCGATCGGCCTCTTCGCCTACGCGATCTGGCGCGGCATCGACGCGGCCGAGGACCTCGAGGATTACGGCACCGACGGCGAAGGCATGATCGCGCGTGCGGGCATGGTCGTCACCGGCCTGATCCACGGTGCGCTGGGCGCGGTGGCCCTGTCGCTGGCGCTGGGGGGCGGCGGCGGATCGGGTGGCGAGGGCGGCGAAGGCGGCGTGTCGTCGATCACGGGCCGGGTGCTGGACTGGCCCGGCGGCCAGTGGATCGTCGGGTTCGCCGCGATCTGCACCATCGGCGCGGGCATTTACTATGTCGTGAAGGGATGGAAGGCCAAGTATCGCGACAAGCTGATGGCCAACCATTTCACCCGCAACTGGGACTGGGCGCTGCGCGCGGGCGTGATCGCGCAGGGCGCGCTGGTCGGGATCATCGGCGTGTTCCTCCTCGCCGCCGCATGGCGCGGCTCCGAGCAGGCGGCCGGCGGCGTCGGCGCGGCCTTCGACTGGGTCGCAGGCCTTCCGGGCGGCAGCATCTTGATCGTGATCCTCTGCCTCGGCCTCTTGGGCTTCGCGTTCTTCTGCTTCGTGAACGCCGCCTACCGGATCGTCCCCAAGGTCTCGGGCGGCGAGCTGACCTCGCTGAAGGACAAGCTGAAGTCGATGGCATAA
- the gpt gene encoding xanthine phosphoribosyltransferase, protein MADTLPHEKGFHISWDQIHRDSRALAWRLDGKGPDDGHWRAIVAITRGGMAPAMIVARELDIRLVDTISIKSYDHQSQGEAQVLSKPDDEMVGDGTGVLVVDDLVDSGKTLEVVRALYPKAHFATVYAKPKGEPMVDTFITGVSQDTWIFFPWDMALQYVQPYRGTD, encoded by the coding sequence ATGGCCGACACCCTGCCCCATGAAAAAGGCTTCCACATCAGCTGGGACCAGATCCACCGCGACAGCCGCGCGCTGGCCTGGCGCCTCGACGGCAAGGGCCCCGACGACGGCCATTGGCGCGCCATCGTCGCGATCACGCGCGGCGGCATGGCACCCGCGATGATCGTCGCCCGCGAGCTGGACATCCGCCTCGTCGACACGATCTCGATCAAGTCCTACGACCACCAGTCGCAGGGCGAGGCGCAGGTCCTCTCGAAGCCCGATGACGAGATGGTGGGCGACGGCACGGGCGTCCTCGTGGTCGACGACCTCGTGGATTCGGGCAAGACGCTGGAAGTGGTCCGCGCGCTCTATCCCAAGGCGCATTTCGCCACGGTCTATGCCAAGCCCAAGGGCGAGCCGATGGTCGATACCTTCATCACCGGCGTCAGCCAGGACACCTGGATCTTCTTCCCGTGGGACATGGCGCTGCAATACGTGCAGCCCTATCGCGGCACCGACTGA